In Flavobacterium enshiense, the genomic stretch CGGAATCACAACACCCGGAAAAAGAACGGTATTACGTAAAGGCAATATAGGTAACTCCCCCGGAAGGGTTTCGTTATTCATCTCTTCTTCATCTTCCGGAGTTAACAACGGAATTAATTCCGCATCCGTATCAATCTCCTGAAGTGACAGATTGTCAAGCGTGAGTATTTTTTGATTTGGCATAGTATTTTTAAGACTTTTTGTCATTAAACGATAAAGGACAGACAACTGTTTTAACAAACATATAAAATATATCCGATTGAATATCAATACAAATTTACGCTTTATTGAAATTCTTTCTTAGTATTAGTCAATCTTTATGCCAATAAAAAAGCCTGAAAGAGATTTCAGGCTTTTTTATCATTCCATTAAGAAATTATTCTTTCGTATAAATCATCGTGATACCAGATGAAATGAATTCAGGCGTATCAATAGGAACTCCAACGATAATACCCTGATTTTTTCTGAAAACAAGCTCATTACCTGAAACAGTATAAGTATCATTGTATTCTATATTATTTTCAGTGTGTGACAACTTCAATAAATTTCCGTCATAAGTCCATGTTCCATTCACTAACGGATCTGTAAAACACTGAAGTGTATTCACAGATGAAATATCTACTCCTTTATAATCAGCAGTAAAGGTTTTGTCTTCATTTAACGTCAAAAACATATTATTGTAGCATGTTGTCTCAGACATCTGGTTTGAAGAAGCACTTCCGTCACGATTTAAATCAGTCTGAACATCCGTATTAAAAGCCGACAGTTTATATCTTCCAACAATATCAACATTGGTAACACCTTTAAGTACCGCAGGATCAACAGGCTCTGTATCTCCGCATGCTGTAAACAAAACAGCAGAAAATAATGTCAGGGTTGCTAAAATTGTAATTCTTTTCATAATTATTTATTACTAGTCTTTTCTAATTCTATTTTTTTTCAAATATAATATTATTTTTCATTTGTCATAATTTTTTAGGAACTCTTATCAACAAGAATACACCAGAAGCGAAGAGCACCGCTAAAAAAACAATCGAATTCCGCAT encodes the following:
- a CDS encoding lipocalin family protein, with amino-acid sequence MKRITILATLTLFSAVLFTACGDTEPVDPAVLKGVTNVDIVGRYKLSAFNTDVQTDLNRDGSASSNQMSETTCYNNMFLTLNEDKTFTADYKGVDISSVNTLQCFTDPLVNGTWTYDGNLLKLSHTENNIEYNDTYTVSGNELVFRKNQGIIVGVPIDTPEFISSGITMIYTKE